A genomic window from Agrobacterium tumefaciens includes:
- the ctlX gene encoding citrulline utilization hydrolase CtlX, whose translation MKKNYSIQAPAAVVMVRPHHFTVNTETAADNRFQATPDSGEDFSAIAHAEITRAAQTLESHGVTVHLFEDEGTQTPDSVFPNNWFSTHAGGHVAIYPMKAESRRRERRHDVIEMLKSRYRVQDIIDYSGLEPDGLFLEGTGAMVLDHIDRVAYAVRSDRTDPIALERFSTHFNFEPMVFDARDEAGVPVYHTNVLMCIGTDYAMIGLDMIADEGRRAEIVARLERSGRRVIALTNAQIRGFAGNALELQGRDGRILALSNTAYASLTAAQRDTIRESAVPVALDIPTVEKAGGSVRCTLAGIHLTPR comes from the coding sequence ATGAAAAAAAACTATTCCATTCAGGCGCCGGCCGCCGTCGTCATGGTGCGTCCGCATCATTTCACGGTCAATACAGAGACCGCCGCTGACAACCGGTTTCAGGCAACACCCGACAGCGGCGAGGACTTCAGCGCCATCGCCCATGCGGAAATCACCCGAGCGGCACAGACACTGGAAAGCCATGGCGTGACGGTGCATCTATTTGAAGACGAAGGCACACAAACACCCGATTCCGTCTTTCCCAACAACTGGTTTTCCACCCATGCCGGCGGCCATGTCGCAATTTATCCGATGAAGGCCGAAAGCCGCAGGCGCGAGCGTCGGCACGATGTCATCGAGATGTTGAAGAGCCGCTATCGCGTTCAGGACATCATCGATTATTCCGGCCTGGAACCGGACGGTCTTTTTCTGGAAGGCACGGGCGCCATGGTTCTCGATCATATCGACCGTGTCGCTTATGCCGTGCGGTCCGACCGCACCGACCCGATCGCGCTCGAGCGCTTCTCGACGCATTTCAACTTCGAGCCGATGGTGTTCGATGCCCGTGATGAGGCGGGCGTGCCGGTCTACCACACCAATGTCCTGATGTGCATCGGCACGGATTACGCAATGATCGGCCTCGACATGATCGCCGACGAAGGCCGGCGCGCGGAAATCGTCGCCCGCCTCGAACGATCGGGACGACGGGTCATCGCGCTCACCAATGCCCAGATCCGCGGCTTCGCCGGCAACGCGCTGGAGTTGCAGGGGCGGGACGGGCGCATCCTCGCCCTTTCCAACACCGCTTACGCTTCGCTCACCGCGGCGCAGAGGGACACGATCCGCGAAAGCGCCGTTCCAGTCGCGCTTGACATACCGACCGTCGAGAAAGCCGGCGGTTCAGTTCGCTGCACGCTTGCCGGCATTCACCTGACACCACGATGA
- a CDS encoding ABC transporter substrate-binding protein: protein MSILKKIALAGLAVAALASALPASADDLAKVRERGTFSFAMSGSFPPFSFVNDKNEVVGFDVDIGNELAKRLGVKPVVVTTAWDGIIAGLISGKYEAVVGSMTITPEREKAVAFAGPYYHSGRAVFVPETSPAKSLDDLKDKSVGVTLGEVSDKWARQRGDWTVRTYKALSEALLDLQAGRIDAIAADSIPVLVASKSSGQNVREIAIPDAGNGDSIGIALRKNSGELKEVIQKALEDMRADGTYEKISMKWVGRDIR, encoded by the coding sequence ATGTCGATCCTCAAGAAAATAGCTCTTGCCGGGCTGGCCGTCGCGGCGCTGGCATCGGCCTTGCCGGCCTCCGCCGACGATCTGGCCAAGGTCAGGGAACGCGGCACTTTCAGCTTCGCCATGAGCGGCAGCTTTCCACCCTTCAGCTTCGTCAACGACAAGAACGAAGTCGTCGGCTTCGATGTCGATATCGGCAATGAACTGGCAAAGCGCCTTGGCGTGAAGCCGGTTGTGGTGACGACGGCATGGGACGGCATCATCGCCGGCCTGATTTCCGGCAAATACGAAGCAGTCGTGGGATCCATGACCATCACGCCGGAACGCGAAAAGGCCGTCGCCTTCGCCGGCCCCTATTACCATAGCGGCAGGGCCGTCTTCGTCCCCGAGACATCCCCGGCAAAATCCCTCGATGACCTGAAGGACAAGAGCGTCGGCGTCACCCTCGGTGAAGTCAGTGACAAGTGGGCGCGCCAGCGCGGCGACTGGACCGTGCGGACATACAAAGCTCTGTCGGAAGCGCTGCTCGACCTCCAGGCCGGCCGCATCGACGCCATCGCCGCCGATTCCATTCCCGTTCTCGTGGCCTCGAAAAGCAGCGGGCAGAATGTACGGGAAATCGCCATTCCCGATGCCGGAAACGGCGACAGTATCGGCATTGCGTTGCGCAAGAACAGCGGCGAACTCAAGGAGGTGATCCAGAAGGCGCTGGAAGACATGCGCGCCGACGGCACCTACGAAAAGATTTCGATGAAATGGGTCGGCCGCGACATTCGCTGA
- a CDS encoding amino acid ABC transporter permease: MGFSLMTQVFPFFLEAALVTLEITILALALGLVLATLATAARLARSKLLRFVGSAYVSVFRGTPCLLQLFILYYGGPQIGIDLDPFTAGAIGLGINVGAYLAEAMRGAILTVDKGQTEAARSIGFARGQTMRLVVLPQAGRLMIRSIGVNTIMLLKGSSLVSAISVVELTYTAQRFIGSTYRPFEIFAVSAAIYMVLVYLLARLIDALDARFALK; the protein is encoded by the coding sequence ATGGGCTTCTCCTTAATGACGCAGGTGTTTCCATTTTTTCTGGAAGCCGCGCTCGTCACGCTTGAAATCACCATACTCGCTCTGGCGCTCGGCCTCGTCCTCGCCACGCTCGCAACAGCGGCGCGCCTTGCCCGGTCGAAGCTTCTGCGCTTTGTCGGGAGCGCCTATGTCAGCGTTTTTCGCGGGACGCCCTGCCTGCTGCAGCTTTTCATCCTCTATTACGGTGGCCCGCAGATCGGTATCGATCTCGACCCCTTCACTGCCGGCGCGATCGGCCTCGGCATCAATGTCGGTGCCTATCTTGCCGAAGCCATGCGCGGTGCGATCCTGACCGTCGACAAGGGGCAAACGGAAGCGGCCCGGTCGATCGGTTTCGCCCGCGGGCAAACAATGCGGCTCGTGGTGTTGCCGCAAGCCGGCCGCTTGATGATCCGTTCCATCGGCGTCAATACGATCATGCTGCTCAAGGGCTCTTCGCTGGTCTCCGCCATCTCGGTCGTGGAACTGACCTATACCGCCCAACGCTTCATCGGCTCGACCTATCGTCCCTTTGAAATCTTCGCCGTCTCGGCAGCCATATACATGGTGCTGGTCTATCTGCTTGCCCGTCTGATCGACGCGCTCGATGCCCGTTTTGCGCTGAAATAG
- a CDS encoding amino acid ABC transporter permease — translation MLDFTIVPPFAAAILTGALWTVIIAASAAVISFAGGVLIALATLYAPRIAQYPVRFVSWVLMGTPLLLQLYFIYYGLSQIGVNIPAIWTGIIGLGLHFAIYNADIIRVCILGIDNGQTEGARSIGFSKVQTLRYIIVPQAVVRALPQIGNNMIAMLKDTAVVSVLGVSELVLASQQAISETYRPFEFYLVAAAIYYAINLTLEFALRRTDKKMEFIR, via the coding sequence ATGCTGGATTTCACCATCGTTCCGCCCTTTGCCGCTGCGATCCTCACCGGCGCGCTGTGGACGGTCATCATCGCCGCAAGCGCCGCCGTCATCAGCTTTGCCGGCGGCGTGCTCATCGCGCTCGCCACGCTTTATGCACCGCGTATCGCCCAATATCCCGTACGTTTCGTCAGTTGGGTGCTCATGGGAACGCCGCTGCTACTGCAGCTCTATTTCATCTACTACGGCCTTTCCCAGATTGGGGTGAACATTCCGGCAATATGGACCGGCATCATCGGCCTCGGACTGCATTTCGCCATCTACAATGCCGATATCATCCGTGTCTGCATCCTCGGCATCGATAACGGCCAGACGGAGGGCGCCCGCAGCATCGGTTTCAGCAAGGTGCAGACGCTGCGTTACATCATCGTGCCGCAGGCCGTGGTCCGCGCGCTGCCGCAAATCGGCAACAACATGATCGCCATGCTGAAGGACACCGCCGTGGTTTCGGTTCTCGGCGTTTCCGAACTGGTTCTCGCCTCCCAGCAGGCAATCAGCGAAACCTATCGCCCCTTCGAATTCTATCTCGTCGCCGCCGCGATCTACTACGCGATCAATCTGACGCTGGAATTCGCATTGCGCAGGACCGACAAGAAAATGGAGTTTATCCGATGA
- a CDS encoding amino acid ABC transporter ATP-binding protein — protein sequence MSNSQPMVQPTVDVRNVAKSYGDLEVLKNINLSVAKGQIVAIIGPSGSGKSTLLRSINHLETVNSGEIYLEGLQVNQPLTGRAFERHINAVRQDMGMVFQHFNLFPHLSVLENITLGPITLKNMTKSAATELALSLLAKVGLDAKAAAYPSMLSGGQKQRVAIARALAMRPKVMLFDEATSALDPELVEEVNQVMKQLAREHMTMLIVTHEMRFAAEVADRVVFMDKGLVVEEGPPSEIFVRPQQERTRSFLKTYLNN from the coding sequence ATGAGCAATTCCCAGCCGATGGTCCAGCCCACCGTGGACGTGCGCAATGTCGCAAAGTCCTATGGCGACCTCGAAGTTCTCAAGAACATCAATCTTTCGGTAGCAAAGGGCCAGATCGTCGCGATCATCGGGCCGAGCGGCTCCGGCAAGAGCACGCTACTGCGCTCCATCAACCATCTGGAAACGGTCAACTCGGGAGAAATCTACCTCGAAGGCCTGCAGGTCAATCAGCCGCTCACGGGCCGCGCTTTTGAACGCCACATCAATGCCGTGCGGCAGGACATGGGCATGGTCTTCCAACACTTCAACCTGTTCCCGCATCTCAGCGTGCTGGAAAACATCACACTGGGGCCGATCACGCTCAAGAACATGACCAAAAGCGCGGCGACAGAGCTTGCCCTTTCGCTGCTGGCCAAGGTGGGGCTGGATGCCAAGGCGGCCGCTTATCCTTCCATGCTCTCCGGCGGCCAGAAACAGCGGGTTGCGATTGCCCGCGCGCTCGCCATGCGGCCGAAAGTCATGTTGTTTGACGAGGCAACCTCCGCTCTCGACCCGGAACTGGTGGAAGAGGTCAACCAGGTCATGAAACAATTGGCGCGCGAGCATATGACCATGCTGATCGTGACCCATGAAATGCGCTTCGCCGCGGAAGTCGCCGACCGCGTAGTGTTCATGGACAAGGGGCTGGTGGTGGAGGAAGGCCCACCATCCGAAATCTTCGTCCGGCCGCAGCAGGAGAGGACGCGCAGCTTCCTCAAGACCTATTTGAACAATTGA
- a CDS encoding L-idonate 5-dehydrogenase codes for MKAVVIHAAKDLRIEERETEQPGPGQVEVAIEAGGICGSDLHYYNHGGFGTVRVREPMILGHEVAGTIKALGEGVSGLAVGDRVAVSPSRPCNHCEFCLKGQQNQCLNMRFYGSAMPMPHIQGAFRQRLVAEAYQCHKVRDGISIHEAAMAEPFAVTLHGVNRAGALTDKRVLVTGCGPIGALAIIAARAHGAREIVATDVMDAVLQKALAIGADRVINVASDPDALSAYSVNKGYFDVQFEASGNERAVRSGLEALKPRSTVVQLGLGGDVSIPQNMVVAKEIEMKGTFRFHEEFGLAVDFINQRRVDLTPLLTGTFPLEEAVTAFETAGDRSKSMKVQLAF; via the coding sequence ATGAAAGCGGTTGTCATCCACGCGGCCAAGGATCTGCGGATCGAGGAACGGGAGACCGAGCAGCCCGGCCCGGGGCAGGTCGAGGTTGCTATCGAAGCGGGTGGCATCTGCGGCTCCGACCTGCATTATTACAATCACGGCGGCTTCGGCACGGTGCGCGTGCGGGAGCCGATGATCCTCGGCCATGAGGTGGCCGGTACCATCAAGGCTCTGGGAGAGGGTGTCTCCGGTCTCGCCGTTGGCGACCGGGTTGCCGTATCGCCGAGCCGGCCCTGCAACCATTGCGAATTTTGCCTGAAGGGCCAGCAGAACCAGTGCCTGAACATGCGCTTTTATGGCTCCGCCATGCCCATGCCGCATATTCAGGGCGCGTTTCGTCAGCGTCTCGTCGCCGAGGCGTATCAGTGCCACAAGGTGCGGGACGGTATCTCCATTCATGAAGCGGCCATGGCGGAACCTTTCGCGGTAACGCTGCATGGCGTCAACCGCGCCGGCGCACTAACGGACAAACGTGTTCTGGTCACCGGCTGTGGGCCGATCGGGGCGCTTGCCATCATCGCCGCCCGCGCCCATGGCGCCCGGGAAATCGTCGCGACCGATGTCATGGATGCGGTTCTGCAAAAGGCGCTCGCCATTGGGGCCGACCGCGTCATCAATGTCGCGAGCGACCCGGATGCGCTCTCCGCTTATTCGGTGAACAAGGGTTATTTCGATGTGCAGTTCGAGGCGTCCGGCAATGAAAGGGCTGTCCGGTCAGGTCTCGAAGCGCTGAAACCCCGCTCCACCGTGGTTCAACTCGGCCTTGGCGGCGATGTTTCCATTCCACAGAATATGGTGGTTGCCAAGGAAATCGAGATGAAAGGCACCTTCCGTTTCCATGAGGAATTCGGACTTGCCGTCGATTTCATCAACCAACGCCGTGTCGATCTGACACCTCTGCTGACCGGAACTTTCCCATTGGAAGAGGCAGTCACGGCATTTGAAACCGCCGGTGACAGGAGCAAATCCATGAAGGTTCAGCTCGCCTTTTAA
- a CDS encoding 4-carboxy-4-hydroxy-2-oxoadipate aldolase/oxaloacetate decarboxylase — MIHIKDIAQRPAKADVEALAKFSPATIHEAQGRRGALSSRLKPVDYRMKLCGPAFTVKCAPRDNIMLQLAINYAKPGDIIVVSAGEYEEAGSFGDVLANACLAKGIGGLVTDTGVRDTLQLRDLGFPVFSLSVCIKGTVKETIAAVNDQVIVGGEIINPGDIIVGDADGLVVVRREEAQEAAKLSQAREDAEAGYIEAYKQGKSVIEVSKLEPVLKAKGLVVDI, encoded by the coding sequence ATGATCCACATTAAAGATATAGCGCAGCGTCCGGCCAAGGCCGATGTCGAAGCCCTTGCCAAATTCTCTCCTGCGACCATCCATGAGGCGCAGGGGCGTCGCGGCGCATTGTCTTCGCGGCTGAAGCCGGTCGATTATCGCATGAAGCTCTGCGGCCCGGCCTTCACGGTCAAATGCGCGCCGCGCGACAACATCATGCTGCAACTTGCCATCAACTATGCCAAGCCGGGCGACATCATCGTCGTTTCCGCCGGCGAATATGAGGAAGCCGGCTCGTTCGGCGACGTTCTCGCCAATGCCTGCCTCGCAAAGGGTATCGGTGGTCTGGTGACGGATACCGGCGTGCGCGACACGCTGCAACTGCGGGACCTCGGCTTCCCGGTCTTTTCGCTCAGCGTCTGCATCAAGGGCACGGTCAAGGAGACCATTGCCGCGGTCAACGACCAGGTGATCGTCGGCGGCGAAATTATCAATCCAGGCGATATCATCGTCGGTGATGCCGATGGTCTTGTCGTCGTCAGGCGCGAGGAAGCGCAGGAAGCGGCCAAGCTTTCGCAGGCCCGCGAAGATGCCGAGGCCGGTTACATCGAAGCCTACAAGCAGGGCAAGTCGGTGATCGAGGTCAGCAAGCTCGAGCCGGTTCTGAAAGCCAAGGGCCTCGTTGTCGATATCTGA
- a CDS encoding ABC transporter substrate-binding protein — MNWKCITLTVALTTSAAIMPAKADQLDTIIANKTLRCATFADVPPFASPDPKTREMAGFDVDLCGAIAKELGVKAEVKPVSVEARVPEVKLGRVDLSVANLAYTQSRAEQIQFSDPYYLAKEMLIVPVDDPGTKKSDFVGQRIASSKGSTSELSVKLNKSEPLTFQDTASAYLAVQQGKARGIVGNTMTMTKFVNESKTKGKQMRMIEEPMLFQPIGIGMAKDNPALTAKINEILRKLDADGEINRIWDKWLGPNTEYKMTRTDKVVPLSELKFDPIP; from the coding sequence ATGAACTGGAAGTGCATTACTCTTACCGTCGCTTTGACGACCTCGGCTGCCATCATGCCGGCCAAGGCCGACCAGCTCGACACGATCATTGCGAACAAGACGCTGCGCTGCGCGACATTCGCCGACGTACCGCCTTTTGCCTCGCCGGATCCGAAGACACGTGAAATGGCCGGCTTCGATGTTGATCTGTGCGGCGCCATCGCCAAGGAACTCGGCGTCAAGGCCGAGGTCAAGCCGGTTTCCGTCGAAGCGCGCGTTCCGGAAGTCAAGCTCGGCCGCGTCGATCTCTCGGTCGCCAACCTCGCCTATACCCAGAGCCGTGCCGAGCAGATCCAGTTCAGCGATCCTTATTATTTGGCTAAGGAAATGCTGATCGTTCCGGTCGATGACCCCGGCACCAAGAAGTCTGACTTCGTCGGTCAGCGCATCGCGTCCAGCAAGGGCTCGACGTCGGAACTCTCGGTCAAGCTCAACAAGTCCGAGCCGCTGACATTCCAGGATACGGCGTCGGCCTATCTCGCCGTCCAGCAGGGCAAGGCGCGCGGCATCGTTGGCAACACCATGACGATGACCAAGTTCGTCAATGAATCCAAGACCAAGGGCAAGCAGATGCGCATGATCGAAGAGCCGATGCTCTTCCAGCCCATCGGCATCGGCATGGCCAAGGACAACCCGGCGCTGACCGCCAAGATCAACGAAATCCTGCGCAAGCTCGATGCGGATGGCGAGATCAACCGCATCTGGGACAAGTGGCTTGGCCCGAACACCGAATACAAGATGACACGCACCGACAAGGTCGTGCCTCTGTCCGAACTGAAGTTCGACCCGATCCCCTGA
- a CDS encoding amino acid ABC transporter ATP-binding protein has product MTAPVSATQDPYTITLSQVCKSYGDYQVLKDVNENVTRGEVVVICGPSGSGKSTLIRTINRLEEISSGSIMLDGRNIHAQMRAKELNALRSRVGFVFQSFNLFPHLSVVENVSMSPIRVKGVSPAVAHDKALKLLDRVGLADKANSYPAQLSGGQQQRVAIARALAMEPPVMLFDEPTSALDPEMVGEVLAVMKSLAAEGMTMLCVTHEMGFAREVADRIWFIDAGRILETAKPDEFFKNPQHPRAQRFLADLRH; this is encoded by the coding sequence ATGACCGCGCCAGTTTCCGCCACTCAAGATCCCTACACCATCACGCTCTCGCAGGTCTGCAAAAGCTATGGCGATTATCAGGTGCTCAAGGATGTCAACGAAAACGTCACCCGTGGCGAAGTCGTTGTCATCTGCGGGCCATCGGGTTCCGGCAAGTCCACCCTCATCCGCACGATCAACCGTCTGGAGGAGATCAGCAGCGGCTCGATCATGCTCGATGGCAGGAACATCCATGCCCAGATGCGCGCAAAGGAGCTGAATGCGCTGCGCAGCCGGGTGGGTTTCGTCTTCCAGAGCTTCAACCTCTTCCCGCATCTTTCGGTGGTGGAGAACGTCTCCATGTCGCCGATCCGGGTGAAGGGTGTTTCTCCGGCCGTCGCCCATGACAAGGCGCTGAAGCTTCTCGATCGCGTCGGCCTTGCCGACAAGGCCAATTCCTATCCCGCACAGCTTTCCGGCGGCCAGCAGCAGCGCGTCGCGATCGCGCGGGCGCTCGCCATGGAGCCGCCGGTCATGCTGTTCGATGAGCCGACCTCAGCGCTCGATCCGGAAATGGTGGGTGAGGTGCTCGCCGTCATGAAGAGCCTCGCAGCCGAAGGCATGACCATGCTCTGCGTCACCCATGAAATGGGCTTTGCCCGTGAAGTGGCCGACCGCATCTGGTTCATCGACGCCGGGCGCATTCTCGAGACGGCTAAGCCGGACGAGTTTTTCAAAAATCCGCAACATCCCCGTGCCCAGCGTTTTCTCGCTGATCTCAGGCACTAG
- a CDS encoding amino acid ABC transporter permease, translating to MIHDMIAIIKDYWLLLLIGQYPNGPLGGLANTLILSALSIALAFPVSILMALARLSKWRLLRWPVTAVVYFTRGVPLLLLILWSYFLVPLWTGADVPSFVTMLATLVIYQGAFMSEVVRAGIVSLGAGQMDAARALGHGYFSAMRYIILPQALYNMIPSLISTFVSTIKDTTLGYVINVPDLTFAANQVNNQLLTQPFQVFLILALVYYIICWSLTHVANLLERRIARRRAGPRGKLAADTAPAPANIVTEQL from the coding sequence ATGATCCACGACATGATCGCAATCATCAAGGATTACTGGCTGCTTCTCCTGATCGGCCAATATCCCAACGGGCCGCTCGGTGGCCTTGCCAACACGCTCATCCTCTCAGCGCTCAGCATCGCGCTAGCCTTTCCCGTCAGCATTCTGATGGCGCTGGCGCGGCTGTCGAAATGGCGGCTCTTGCGCTGGCCGGTCACCGCCGTGGTGTATTTCACCCGTGGCGTGCCGCTGCTGCTGCTCATTCTCTGGAGCTATTTTCTCGTTCCGTTGTGGACCGGGGCGGATGTGCCGAGCTTCGTTACCATGCTGGCGACGCTCGTCATTTATCAGGGTGCTTTCATGAGCGAGGTTGTCCGCGCCGGCATCGTGTCGCTTGGAGCGGGGCAGATGGATGCGGCGCGTGCGCTGGGGCACGGATATTTCAGCGCGATGCGCTATATCATCCTCCCGCAGGCGCTCTACAACATGATCCCGAGCCTGATCTCGACATTCGTGTCCACCATCAAGGATACGACGCTCGGCTACGTCATCAATGTGCCTGATCTGACCTTTGCGGCGAACCAGGTGAACAACCAGCTTTTGACCCAGCCTTTCCAGGTCTTCCTCATTCTGGCGCTGGTTTATTACATCATCTGCTGGTCGCTGACCCATGTCGCCAATCTTCTCGAGCGGCGTATCGCCCGCCGGCGGGCTGGCCCGCGTGGCAAGCTTGCCGCAGACACGGCCCCGGCCCCCGCCAATATCGTTACGGAGCAGCTATGA
- a CDS encoding amino acid ABC transporter permease, which yields MSGFDLWAILSNTDYVSMLLHGIQMTFIIYAGSWLLAMSLAIVLLAVRLSPFRFGDPLVAAYVSYHRNVPTLVQLMLWYFGVFTLLPSGLASWLSSHNAEAIFAIIGLGLCQAAYFSEDLRSGVRSINPGQMEAARALGHSYVSAMRFVIMPQGVRNALPPLINHSTSLFKNSSLGVLIGAPELTHAVKEVENLSFRTFEVYLVATVLYLFFSLLIMGLGAYISMRADPLRRARA from the coding sequence GTGAGCGGTTTTGACCTCTGGGCAATTCTGAGCAATACAGATTACGTCTCGATGCTTTTGCATGGCATCCAGATGACGTTCATCATCTATGCCGGCTCGTGGCTTCTCGCTATGTCGCTGGCCATCGTGCTTCTCGCCGTCCGCCTGTCGCCCTTCCGCTTCGGCGATCCGCTGGTGGCGGCCTATGTTTCCTATCACCGGAACGTTCCGACGCTGGTGCAGCTGATGCTCTGGTATTTCGGCGTCTTCACGCTGTTGCCGAGCGGGCTGGCCAGCTGGCTTTCCAGCCATAATGCGGAAGCGATCTTCGCCATTATCGGCCTCGGCCTCTGTCAGGCCGCCTATTTCAGCGAAGATCTGCGTTCCGGCGTTCGCTCCATCAATCCCGGCCAGATGGAAGCGGCGCGTGCGCTCGGGCATAGCTATGTCTCGGCCATGCGTTTCGTCATCATGCCACAGGGCGTTCGCAACGCGCTGCCGCCGCTGATCAATCACAGCACTTCGCTGTTCAAGAACAGCAGTCTCGGCGTTCTGATCGGCGCGCCCGAACTCACCCATGCGGTCAAGGAAGTCGAGAATCTGAGTTTCCGGACGTTTGAGGTCTATCTGGTCGCCACCGTGCTTTATCTGTTCTTCTCGCTGCTGATCATGGGTCTCGGAGCCTATATCTCCATGCGTGCCGATCCACTGCGGAGGGCACGGGCATGA
- a CDS encoding SDR family oxidoreductase yields MPFSDYKTALVTGASSGIGAAVVERLCREGLEVHAVARSADALNKLAKRTGCFAHAIDVTDRPALAKLTSEVAFDVLVNNAGVDRPKKFLEADESDIDLLIDVNLRAVLHLCRMVVPGMVARDRGHVINISSIAGNYNFGGNSTYHASKAGVAMLSNQLRIDAFGKRVRVTEICPGRVATDIFNHVHGDDPSIRERFIDGFELPQASDIADAIAFAIAAPVAMNIGHMEITPTLQVMGGLQTAKPQTAEYQAAAGGSGGKLA; encoded by the coding sequence ATGCCATTCTCAGACTACAAGACCGCACTCGTAACCGGCGCATCTTCCGGAATTGGCGCCGCCGTCGTTGAGCGCCTTTGCCGCGAAGGGCTGGAAGTGCATGCGGTTGCCAGAAGCGCGGACGCTCTCAACAAGCTGGCGAAGCGCACGGGCTGCTTTGCCCATGCCATCGATGTGACGGACCGGCCGGCGCTTGCAAAGCTGACGAGCGAAGTTGCGTTCGATGTCCTCGTGAACAATGCCGGCGTCGACCGCCCGAAGAAATTTCTGGAAGCGGATGAGAGCGATATCGATCTCCTGATCGACGTGAACCTGCGTGCCGTGCTGCATCTGTGCCGCATGGTGGTGCCGGGCATGGTGGCGCGTGATCGCGGTCATGTCATCAACATCTCCTCCATTGCCGGCAATTACAATTTCGGCGGTAATTCCACCTATCACGCCAGCAAGGCCGGCGTGGCGATGCTGTCCAACCAGCTGCGCATCGATGCTTTCGGCAAGCGCGTGCGGGTGACGGAAATCTGCCCCGGTCGCGTCGCGACTGATATTTTCAATCATGTGCATGGCGATGATCCGAGCATTCGCGAACGTTTCATCGATGGTTTCGAGTTGCCGCAGGCGTCCGATATCGCCGATGCGATTGCGTTTGCCATCGCCGCACCCGTGGCCATGAATATCGGCCACATGGAAATCACCCCGACGCTTCAGGTCATGGGCGGGCTGCAGACGGCCAAGCCCCAAACCGCCGAATATCAGGCAGCTGCGGGCGGTTCCGGAGGAAAACTCGCGTGA
- a CDS encoding 2-hydroxyacid dehydrogenase, giving the protein MKPDLLQTYPLQPQIEAELQKRFRVHRWHEISDKQAFLQAEAASIKAVVTGGHIGVAPDLAACLPALEIVAINGVGFDKVDLDQARARGFRVTNTPDVLTEDVADLAIGLSIMLLRQLVNADHHVRSGAWKRDEMPLGNKASRRRYGIYGLGRIGRAIAARLEAFNAEISYFSRQKQDVAHEYHPTAVSLARACDVLIVAAAATPETKHAINRQVLEALGPDGVLVNVARGSLVDEKALVDILVAGGLKGAALDVFENEPHVPEALFGMRNVVLAPHIGAATHETRLEMGALVLANLDAHFAGKDLPTPVV; this is encoded by the coding sequence ATGAAGCCAGATCTTCTGCAAACCTACCCGCTTCAGCCACAGATAGAAGCCGAACTGCAAAAGCGCTTCCGGGTCCATCGCTGGCACGAAATATCCGACAAGCAGGCGTTTTTGCAGGCGGAGGCGGCGTCGATAAAGGCTGTCGTCACCGGCGGCCATATCGGTGTCGCCCCTGATCTCGCCGCCTGCCTGCCGGCTCTCGAAATCGTCGCCATCAACGGCGTCGGTTTCGACAAGGTCGATCTCGATCAGGCCCGCGCGCGCGGCTTCAGGGTGACGAACACGCCGGACGTGCTGACCGAGGACGTCGCCGATCTCGCCATTGGACTTTCCATCATGCTGCTGCGCCAACTCGTCAATGCGGATCACCATGTCCGCTCTGGCGCATGGAAAAGAGACGAGATGCCGCTCGGCAACAAGGCGTCGCGCCGGCGTTACGGCATTTACGGGCTCGGCCGCATAGGCCGTGCCATCGCGGCGCGGCTGGAAGCCTTTAATGCGGAAATTTCCTATTTCAGTCGGCAAAAACAGGATGTGGCCCATGAATATCATCCGACGGCGGTGTCGCTCGCGCGTGCCTGTGACGTCTTGATTGTCGCGGCTGCGGCGACGCCGGAGACGAAACATGCCATCAACCGCCAGGTGCTGGAGGCGCTGGGGCCGGATGGGGTTCTAGTCAATGTCGCCAGGGGGTCGCTGGTGGATGAAAAGGCGCTGGTCGATATTCTCGTGGCGGGTGGGTTGAAAGGTGCGGCGCTCGATGTCTTCGAGAACGAACCGCATGTTCCCGAGGCACTCTTCGGCATGCGCAATGTGGTTCTCGCCCCGCATATCGGCGCTGCGACCCATGAGACGCGGCTGGAAATGGGCGCTCTGGTTCTCGCCAATCTGGATGCGCATTTTGCGGGGAAAGATTTGCCGACGCCGGTCGTCTAG